The sequence TTGATCCTTAATCTCAACCACCACATTGTTGGGAGTCCTCTTCGCTTGGATATAGATAGTTCCAGATTTAACAGAAAATTTGATGGCATTCTCCAATAAGTTTAACCAAATTTGTTGAATCAAAGCTTCGTCACCCGTGTAAGCTATTTCAGCGAGATCAATATTGAGTTCTAAGTTTTTCTCAGACCATTTTTCCTCTAAAAGAACAATCGTCTTTCGAATCTGCTCATCTAAGGAAAAGGGTTTCCTATTCTCTGGGATGAATTGATGGTCTAATTTAGAAAGCCGCAACATGTTTGAACTCAAATGGCTTAATCTCTTGGCCTCTTCGATAATAATGCTAGTGTAAGATCGAAAATCCTCTTTCGACAAATCCTTATCCTGAAGCATTTCTGCGAAGCCTTGGATAGAGGCAATGGGGGTTTTCAACTCATGAGATACGCTGCTAATAAAATCTTTGCGGAGATATACCATATTCCCGAGTTCCGCCGTCATCAAATTAAAATTTCGGGCCAGAACCCCTATTTCATCATTGCCCTCATAGTCCATCTTTACAGAAAAATTGCCCTTTGCAACCTCTTTGGCAGAATTACTAATACGAATAATTGGCTCAGAAATTTTGCGCATAGCCAAATATAATAGAGACCCTCCTAAGGCTAAACATAAGAGCAGTGTTACTAGCATAAAACTCCCAAAAACTGCATGAGCTTCTCGAATACTCAAGTCACCATGGTAGAGAAAGAAGAACAGAATCGTCATCATGGTAAACGAAAGGAAACAGGAAAAAAATAAGATTCCAATGGCCATTAATGTTCCTTTAGCGCGGATTGAATGTGTTAAATCTTTAATCATAGTTCTTCTCCGCCTTATAACCCAGCCCGCGAATCGTGATGATCTTAAACTCCGGCCTGTCATCAAACTTCTTGCGCAGCTTTTTTATGTGGCTGTCCACCGTTCGTTCATCTATATCTGTATCCAGCCCCCAGATTTCAGACATTAGCTGCTGCCTTGTAAAAATTTGCTTAGGATAGCTTAACAATTTAAAGAGTAATAGAAACTCTTTTTTGGGTAATTCAATCTGAAGGTCTGGGCCAGTAATGCTCAAATTGTCATAATCCAGTAGGATTTCACCGATAACAATTTTATGTTCATTGGTAATTTTAGCCCGTCTTAGCAGAGCTGCTACTCTTAAAGTCAGCTCGTTCATATCAATTGGCTTAACCATATAATCGTCTGTACCTAATCTGAAGCCTTTCTCTTTATCCTCATAATCCTCTCTGGCAGTCACAATTAAAATTGGCAGGGTGTACTTTGCATCTCTAAGGCTTTCAATGAGTTCAAATCCATCCATATAGGGCATCATGATGTCACAGATAATTAAATCAATATGTTCGTTTTCAAAAATTTCAAGAGCCTTTTGACCGTTTTCGGCTTGCAAAACTCGATAACCGGCTTGTTCCAGCCGAGTTTTCATTAACATTAATAAGTTCTTATTATCCTCAACTACCAATATTTGAAACATGATAAACCTTCTTTCCAAAGCCTACTAAAAAGAAAGGGTATACCCTTTATTCCCAGAACATTATTCATTGTTTAAAACCTTTAAAATTTATGTCTCTTAAAGAGTATAACTTCATATTGTGACTTAAATGTGCCCAAAACATAAGAATCAGCGGTTAGAGTTATTGTACCAATAGTAAATAAAGCAAGGATATTGCCTGTTAAACTAAAGACAATACCCTCACTATTTTGCACCTAAACCCTAAAGCTTGGTGTATAAGACTTTAAAACATTCTAGAAACGACACATGTGGTGCTTTGCACGTAAATCTGATTACGGTATAAAGCCACACCTGTGTCGTTTTTTTGTTGTCTAAAAGGTTGCGCTAATATTTTTATTATATAGAAAGAAGGTATTTTTAAGTGCCAACGACAAAATTTCAGAAGGTGGTTTTTGCTTTTCTGTCCGTGGTAATAACGGTACATTTATTCGTGTTTTATAATCTTGTCCTTGAGATGGGAGGTATGTCGAACCAAGTGTTTATGGCATCTCGCAAAGTAGTACCCATTGGGTGAGGTATCACCTTAACTATTAAAAAGCCAGACGGTGATCAATTGAGTCAACTATTTACGCGAAAGATTACTCGCATACTTTACTTAGAGTCATGCCCAGACTATTTGTTAAACTGTCTTTGGAATATTGCAGCAGACTCTCCTTCAAGCAAGTCATTGACATCCTTAATATCGAGACGGTCAAGGAGTTCTCGAATATATGGGTTGTGTAAAGGGGTGCGGGCATCTGCTAACAGTCCATAGGTATTGACATGGAGGGTTCCTAATTCAGATTTGAGGAGGGCTTTTGGACCGCCGACACAGCCACCAACACAGCCCATTCCCTCATAAAAATTCGCCTTAATGTCTCCCTGATTAATGGAACGAAGGATCTCTTTACACTCCTGAATTCCCTCAGCTTGAACTGCCTTAATCCGGATAAGTTTATCTGGTCTAAGCTGGTCAAGGGTATCTGAAATAGCTTTCGATACCCCTCCTGTGCGGGCATAAATACGTCCGGCAGAGGAAGAATGTCCACTAGTGATATCCTCCATATCTTCAGGATTAACTCCCGTCGCTTCAAAGATCTGCTTAACTTCCTCAAAGGTTAATACTGCATCAATGGCATCTTGAATATCTGCTTCTTTGGCCTCAGCTTTTTTTGCTATACAAGGACCAATAAAAACCACTTTTGCTTCGGGATGAAGTCGTTTAATTCCCCGGCCGCAAGCAACCATTGGGGATACGGAAGGTTGGATATGGGGAATTAATTGATTATAAACCCGCTTAACCATACCCACCCAGATAGGGCAGCAACAACTGGTCAAGACAAAATCCTCTTCAGAATTAACTGCTCGATCAAATTCAAGAGCTTCTTTCAGGCTTAGGATATCTGCAAAAAGCGCAACTTCTACCATACCGTAAAAACCAAGCTGTTTGAAAGCAGCTCTGAGTTGACCCATAGTAACCCGATCTCCAAACTGCCCAATAATGGCAGGGGCCACAATTGCATAGACAGCGACCTCTTTTTTTCTCAGTAAATCTATTAAAGGAATAAATTCCTTCTTATCAATTAAGTTATTGAGTGAACACGTATCAATGCAATGCCCGCAGTGAATACAGCTGCGATCTTGGATTACGACTTTTCCTTCCATATCCCGGACTATGGCATTAAAGATACAGGACGTTTCACAGTTATGTTTTTCACTCGTACATTCCCCTTTACAATCATTAATCTGAAACACTACTTTGTTCTGCTCACCATTCCCCAAGGCATAATAAACATATTTTTTCGTGGCTTCATTTCCGCTTGCTTCAATTTCTCGGATCTCTTGCTCCAGCTTATCATTGTAGGAAGCTTTAACTAAGCGTTTAAAAATTTCGTCATAGGTAGTCACTATAACCCCTCCATGTCAAAAACATTGTTTACAAAGTGCGGGCCAAACTTATTTATACTAGCCTACACACCTTCCGGATGTTTATACTAGTTCGGAAACTTTCGGAATGAGGTCATTATGAACTTATTGTCCGATGATTTGGGAGGGTCACAGCCCAGAACACTGAAGTGTCTGACGGATACTTGCTTTAAGAATCTGAGGACGACATGAAGATTGGATTTAAAAAACTACTGAGACAGAGCAACGGAATTTACAATTAACATCCATTATCTAAAGTTTAGGAGGGCTGCCCATGCCCGGCAGTCCTCCTAAACTTTAGTATCTTAATAACCAATCGCTGTGAGTATCTGTTCTGGTAAAGCGTCAAAACTAGAACATCGTTGTCAACCCTATTAACCAAAAGCCAGTCGGGAGTGATATGACATTCCCTATGCCCGGTCCAAACACCTAATAACCTCCGCTATCAGTTCTTCAAAACTTGAATAGCGTTTTGCGCTTGGGTCACGGCTTATTTTATTAGCCTCTAGGGCAGCTTCCTTACGTCGAAGTTCTCGTTCTAAAGCCTAAATCTCACGCTCTTTCTCACAATTATTATTTCCGCAAAATCTTATCCAGCGCTTTTCCCTTTGCTAACTCATCGATCAGCTTATCCAAATAGCGAATTTCCTGCATAGTTGGTTCTTCGATGTCTTCCACTCGGACACCGCAGACCACACCTTTGATCAAAGCCCGTGAAGGATTTAGTTGGGGGGCTTCCTCAAAGAAGGTCTCAAAGTCTGTCTTTTTTTCAAGTTGCGCTTCTAACTCGTCCTGGCTATATCCTGTCAACCAACGGATGATTTCATCGACTTCTGTTTTCGTCCGTCCTTTTTTCTCCGCCTTCGTAACATAATGGGGATAAACACTTGCGACACTCATTGTATAGATATTATGTTTGGGCATAATACATCCTCGCTTCTATGGTTTTGTTTATATTATATCGAAAAATAGTCAGGCTCAACCGAGCCTTGAAAACATTAGGGAAATCAACCTACATTTCTATCAAATTTGTTCCGGAATGCAAAAATAGCGCGATGATAGTAAGCTTTAAAGCTATTTCTATTCTGCTTTTTGTTTTATTTACTACCCCTTGTTTCTAACAGCTACCTGAGCGGCAGCTATCAAAATAGACCTATCATCATAGAACACTTTTGCCTATCTAATATATTCATTACTAATCAATATATCGGATATCACTTCTGTTGGAATGATAAATTCCTGTATCCCCATATATCCAGGCCCAACCTCATATTCATCAAATGAAATCACTAATTTGCCTTCTGTATTAATGAAAAAATTTTGGCTTGCTGATATTTTATCAAACACTTCAATATACGTTTCCTTATCGTCAACCCAGTAAATTTTTCCTTCATCGGCCTTCATCTGTTCTCTCATTTGTGCCTTTATATTCTCACTAATAACTTCGACATAACTATTATCTTTGAACAAGCTTGGCAGGGTTATTAAGACCTCGTTTTCTTTGTCTATAGTATCATATTTAAGCTTTTCTACCCCAGAGGCTTTGGTAATTACAGTATAGCGCCCTATTGACAATATCCTGTCTGTGTCAGTCTTCACCATATACCCACTGTTAACTCCTAAATTGCCGCCACCTTTTTTCTGTATGTCTTCCATTTCAGCTTTAAACTCTTCGTATAACTTTTTGTTTTCATTAACATATTTCTCATTCAAGCTGTTTTCAAGGGCTTTATTTTCCAGACCTTGTATCGAAGGCACTTTAATATCCACATTGAATTT comes from Desulfosporosinus meridiei DSM 13257 and encodes:
- a CDS encoding RsiV family protein; amino-acid sequence: MERRNLQHLKKEYLETPIPGELDYLVSKALKDKGESKMKRKITVKKISVVVASIAACVALLMVGINSSQVFASTLSKVPVIGSIVKVLTFREYTVNGDKFNVDIKVPSIQGLENKALENSLNEKYVNENKKLYEEFKAEMEDIQKKGGGNLGVNSGYMVKTDTDRILSIGRYTVITKASGVEKLKYDTIDKENEVLITLPSLFKDNSYVEVISENIKAQMREQMKADEGKIYWVDDKETYIEVFDKISASQNFFINTEGKLVISFDEYEVGPGYMGIQEFIIPTEVISDILISNEYIR
- a CDS encoding response regulator transcription factor, which codes for MFQILVVEDNKNLLMLMKTRLEQAGYRVLQAENGQKALEIFENEHIDLIICDIMMPYMDGFELIESLRDAKYTLPILIVTAREDYEDKEKGFRLGTDDYMVKPIDMNELTLRVAALLRRAKITNEHKIVIGEILLDYDNLSITGPDLQIELPKKEFLLLFKLLSYPKQIFTRQQLMSEIWGLDTDIDERTVDSHIKKLRKKFDDRPEFKIITIRGLGYKAEKNYD
- a CDS encoding DUF2200 domain-containing protein, encoding MPKHNIYTMSVASVYPHYVTKAEKKGRTKTEVDEIIRWLTGYSQDELEAQLEKKTDFETFFEEAPQLNPSRALIKGVVCGVRVEDIEEPTMQEIRYLDKLIDELAKGKALDKILRK
- a CDS encoding [Fe-Fe] hydrogenase large subunit C-terminal domain-containing protein; the protein is MTTYDEIFKRLVKASYNDKLEQEIREIEASGNEATKKYVYYALGNGEQNKVVFQINDCKGECTSEKHNCETSCIFNAIVRDMEGKVVIQDRSCIHCGHCIDTCSLNNLIDKKEFIPLIDLLRKKEVAVYAIVAPAIIGQFGDRVTMGQLRAAFKQLGFYGMVEVALFADILSLKEALEFDRAVNSEEDFVLTSCCCPIWVGMVKRVYNQLIPHIQPSVSPMVACGRGIKRLHPEAKVVFIGPCIAKKAEAKEADIQDAIDAVLTFEEVKQIFEATGVNPEDMEDITSGHSSSAGRIYARTGGVSKAISDTLDQLRPDKLIRIKAVQAEGIQECKEILRSINQGDIKANFYEGMGCVGGCVGGPKALLKSELGTLHVNTYGLLADARTPLHNPYIRELLDRLDIKDVNDLLEGESAAIFQRQFNK
- a CDS encoding HAMP domain-containing sensor histidine kinase — protein: MIKDLTHSIRAKGTLMAIGILFFSCFLSFTMMTILFFFLYHGDLSIREAHAVFGSFMLVTLLLCLALGGSLLYLAMRKISEPIIRISNSAKEVAKGNFSVKMDYEGNDEIGVLARNFNLMTAELGNMVYLRKDFISSVSHELKTPIASIQGFAEMLQDKDLSKEDFRSYTSIIIEEAKRLSHLSSNMLRLSKLDHQFIPENRKPFSLDEQIRKTIVLLEEKWSEKNLELNIDLAEIAYTGDEALIQQIWLNLLENAIKFSVKSGTIYIQAKRTPNNVVVEIKDQGIGIAQSDQARIFEKFFQGDKSHSKEGSGLGLAIVKKIVDIYAGEVIVESELDQGTSFVVRLPFRN